A region of the Mangifera indica cultivar Alphonso chromosome 10, CATAS_Mindica_2.1, whole genome shotgun sequence genome:
CCTCCGTTTCACCGAAACGCCGCCCTTTCTCCGCCCGTTTTCTGTTGCTTCCGGACTACTACACTAATATTTCCACTAGCTCCTTCGGGTTCCACCTCTCGAAACGCACCATTTTTCTTGTCAAATCACCGCAAATGGCGACCAGTTGGCTCATCAAAATCGAAGAAGACACGCTTAAGAGAAAACGATTGATATATCCTCTGAAGCGACGCCGTGTTGACTTCAGAAAAGGTAGTAGACATTCACAATCTTAATATCTGTGAAATCGGACATGAATATGTTCTAAATTACATAAATTGCCCGCCAAGTTCCTATTTTATGAACGAATTATGTACTTTATACATGGAGAAGGTTGTTTTGATGTATTTAGGTGAATGTGAAAGCGATTCCGATATTTTCGTGCTGCTTAGCATTCATGTTTCTGGTAAATTAGCAATGTTTAAAAGTGGGCATAATAAATGGACAATATTACAACACGTGCTGCCATTCGAGGATGTGATAGTGTATAAAGGGAGATTTTACGCGGTTGATAATACGGGGAGtactttttttattgattgttcGTGTGGTGGTATGAATTTAGTTGGAAATCCTGTGTTTGGTGGTGATAAGAAGTATTTGGTTGTGTGTAAGGGTGATTTGTTGTTGATTGATATGCATCTAAGCATTGACGATGCCACATTTGATCCAAATTTGGATTGGGAGCAACAACTTGCGGATTGGGAGCAACAACTTGCGTATTTTGTGTGGGAGAGGACAGTGATGTTTAAGGTTTATAAGTTGGATGAGGAGAGGAAGAAATGGGATGAGGTGAACAATTTGAAGGATGATGTACTGTTTTTGGgtgaaaattgtgttttttcaCTGTCTGTGGACGAGCTTAGTGTCAGTAGAGGGAATTGCATACTTTTTGTTGATAATGTCCATAGTTTGAGTAAGGATGGGGCAGATGATGATGTTCATCTTGGTGTAGGTGTATTTGATTTAGAGAGTGGTTGTATTAAGCCGTTAGGAAATTACCATGAACTTTCCAAGCTGTTTTGGCCAGCTCCTGGTTGGATTGCTTCAAGGACAATGGAAGTAAGTCTTCATCCTTGTTTTGTTATGAGCTAATTATAATGTTTGGTACATTGAAAGCCTCTTTGCAAATAtggtttttgttgaatttatgaGTTGGATACGGTGCAATGTATAGTCAAACTTGACTTTCATTGCCCAAATTTGAGAgtttcatatatatgtgtgtgtgtgtgtgttattcAGATGgttttttcttccaaattatGTGCCTTTTCTTCCTGATTGGTTGGTTATAACCCATTGggattgtattttaatttaactGTAGCTTTTGTtagtttgttgttgttgttatttttttaagccTTAACGACATGAAAAATGTCTGGTAATGAATGATACCACGGTATAGTGAGGAAAACCCAAAATGAGCTCATGATGATGAAAGCATGCTTATGAAAAGTCTTTTTTAGGAATCGATACTATGAGTACCTAGAAGCAAGACAATGTTGATATTTTtgaacaaaacaaatgaaaaatgtcAAAACTCTTGAGCATTACTAAtatagaaacaaataaataatatttcctgCTTGCATCAAGCAGTTCATC
Encoded here:
- the LOC123226959 gene encoding LOW QUALITY PROTEIN: F-box protein SKIP23-like (The sequence of the model RefSeq protein was modified relative to this genomic sequence to represent the inferred CDS: deleted 1 base in 1 codon; substituted 1 base at 1 genomic stop codon); this encodes MEDWSGIPKELLELIAKRLDTDLDVSRFRSVCSTWRSSVSPKRRPFSARFLLLPDYYTNISTSSFGFHLSKRTIFLVKSPQMATSWLIKIEEDTLKRKRLIYPLKRRRVDFRKGSRHSQSXYREIGHEYVLNYINCPPSSYFMNELCTLYMEKVVLMYLGECESDSDIFVLLSIHVSGKLAMFKSGHNKWTILQHVLPFEDVIVYKGRFYAVDNTGSTFFIDCSCGGMNLVGNPVFGGDKKYLVVCKGDLLLIDMHLSIDDATFDPNLDWEQQLADWEQQLAYFVWERTVMFKVYKLDEERKKWDEVNNLKDDVLFLGENCVFSLSVDELSVSRGNCILFVDNVHSLSKDGADDDVHLGVGVFDLESGCIKPLGNYHELSKLFWPAPGWIASRTMEVQNQAVVLNIIR